From a region of the Rhodococcus sp. 4CII genome:
- the arr gene encoding NAD(+)--rifampin ADP-ribosyltransferase has product MTKPFVVHESGALLHGTKADLSVGDVLVPGRPSNYAEGRLSNHVYVTHTLDAAAWGAELATGDGRCRIYIVEPEGALEDDPNVTDKRFPGNPTRSYRTREPVRIVGEITDWEGHSPEQLHAMRDSLADLEHRGVAVIYD; this is encoded by the coding sequence GTGACGAAACCTTTTGTAGTGCACGAGTCGGGTGCGCTCCTCCACGGCACCAAAGCGGACCTGTCGGTGGGGGATGTGCTGGTGCCCGGGCGCCCGTCGAATTATGCCGAAGGACGCCTCTCGAACCACGTCTATGTAACGCACACCCTGGACGCCGCGGCGTGGGGAGCCGAGTTGGCAACCGGCGACGGCCGGTGTCGCATCTACATCGTGGAACCGGAAGGCGCACTGGAGGACGACCCGAACGTGACCGACAAGAGGTTTCCCGGCAATCCGACCCGCTCCTACCGCACTCGGGAGCCCGTGAGGATAGTCGGCGAGATCACGGACTGGGAGGGGCATTCACCCGAACAGCTTCACGCCATGCGGGACAGCCTGGCGGACCTCGAGCACCGGGGAGTTGCCGTCATCTACGACTAG
- a CDS encoding helix-turn-helix transcriptional regulator — protein sequence MSETEEDRADALFHALSDRTRRDIMRRVLAGEHSVSALAAKYDMSFAAVQKHVAVLQKSGLLVKRRSGREQLATGDVEAVRAVSSMLAELEQVWRGRIARIDELIATPPQ from the coding sequence GTGTCAGAAACGGAAGAGGACCGGGCCGATGCCCTGTTCCACGCGCTTTCCGATCGAACGAGGCGCGACATCATGCGTCGCGTGCTGGCCGGCGAGCACTCCGTCTCGGCGCTGGCAGCGAAATACGACATGAGTTTCGCTGCCGTGCAGAAGCACGTCGCCGTTCTCCAGAAGTCCGGCTTACTCGTCAAACGACGCAGCGGCCGTGAACAACTCGCCACGGGCGATGTGGAAGCAGTTCGCGCGGTGTCGTCCATGCTGGCCGAGCTGGAACAGGTCTGGCGTGGTCGGATTGCGCGCATCGACGAACTGATCGCAACGCCACCCCAATGA